The Nitrospirales bacterium genome includes a window with the following:
- a CDS encoding YtxH domain-containing protein, translating to MDTDTRYVLFGGLAFITGIILGTGMGILMAPQSGSRTRRKIRHFAEDAGERVNEFTEDARGVVDDLMERGKKFVGNRG from the coding sequence ATGGACACTGACACGCGATATGTCTTATTCGGCGGACTGGCATTTATTACAGGGATCATCCTCGGTACCGGCATGGGCATCCTCATGGCCCCACAATCTGGAAGTCGTACTCGAAGAAAAATCCGTCATTTCGCCGAAGACGCCGGTGAACGCGTGAACGAGTTTACAGAGGATGCCCGTGGTGTCGTGGATGATCTGATGGAACGGGGAAAGAAATTTGTCGGGAATCGGGGATAG
- the glgB gene encoding 1,4-alpha-glucan branching protein GlgB yields the protein MSTVSDQQIERLIRGEEGHPFGYLGPHAEIVNGQTRTIVRTFMPEAANVSIVFDDAEKTVLPMSALSSEGVFEASCAIDARATGYRFLVEDRVGTKTECRDPYAYGPVLSEYDLHLFGEGKLYKAYDKLGAQVCRHEGIEGVSFAVWAPNATRVSVVGDFNAWDGRRHPMRLREGYGVWELFIPELMEGDVYKYEILPQQGGPPLLKADPYATASELRPKTASVIRRTSQYHWNDQDWMSKRKGWDPLSQAFSIYEVHLGSWKRIPEEGSRWLSYAELAESLIPYVQEMGFTHIELMPVTEHPFDGSWGYQSTGYFAPTSRFGTPEGFMAFVDACHQAGIGVLMDWAPAHFPDDPHGLAWFDGTHLYDHQDPRLGYHPEWKSRIFNYGRTEVKNFLINSALMWFDRYHIDGLRVDAVASMLYLDYARKDGEWLANKFGGNENLEAVEFVKELNVMVHQEHPGAVMIAEESTAWSGVSRPTYVGGLGFTFKWNMGWMHDTLEYFSLDPVHRKYHQNKVTFGLMYAFTENFVLVLSHDEIVHGKKALLDKMPGDNWQKFANLRALYGHMWGHPGKKMLFMGGEFGQWWEWNHDDSLQWHLLEYPPHQGLQRYVADLNRLYRSEPALYEVDFDWQGFEWIDLHDSDNSTLTYIRYARDHNDYIICACNFTPVPREQYRMGVPKEGTYRELINSDAELYGGSNTGNAGYVQAEPIPFHGQSFSVLVTLPPLAVVFFKPVS from the coding sequence ATGTCTACAGTCAGTGATCAACAAATAGAGCGTCTGATTCGAGGTGAAGAAGGTCATCCATTTGGTTACCTCGGGCCGCATGCGGAAATCGTGAACGGTCAGACGCGTACGATCGTTCGAACATTTATGCCTGAGGCGGCAAATGTCTCCATCGTGTTCGATGATGCGGAGAAGACCGTGTTGCCGATGTCCGCCCTGTCTTCCGAGGGTGTGTTCGAGGCGAGTTGTGCGATCGATGCCCGTGCGACCGGGTACCGGTTTTTGGTTGAAGATCGGGTTGGAACGAAGACTGAATGTCGGGATCCGTATGCGTATGGACCAGTGTTGTCGGAGTACGACCTCCATCTCTTTGGCGAAGGAAAGCTTTACAAAGCCTACGATAAGCTGGGGGCGCAAGTGTGTCGGCATGAAGGGATTGAAGGGGTCAGTTTTGCGGTTTGGGCCCCGAATGCAACGCGAGTTAGTGTGGTCGGTGATTTCAATGCATGGGATGGCCGTCGCCACCCTATGCGATTACGAGAAGGATATGGGGTGTGGGAACTCTTTATTCCAGAGTTGATGGAAGGGGACGTGTATAAGTATGAGATTTTGCCCCAGCAGGGAGGTCCCCCGCTCCTTAAGGCAGATCCCTATGCCACGGCCTCTGAGCTTCGGCCCAAAACGGCATCGGTCATACGTCGTACGAGTCAGTACCACTGGAACGATCAGGACTGGATGTCGAAACGAAAAGGTTGGGATCCTTTATCTCAGGCCTTTTCGATCTATGAGGTCCACCTGGGTTCCTGGAAGCGCATTCCAGAAGAAGGTTCTCGGTGGCTCTCGTACGCAGAATTAGCTGAGTCGCTCATTCCCTACGTCCAAGAAATGGGTTTCACCCATATCGAGCTCATGCCTGTGACCGAACATCCCTTCGACGGGTCCTGGGGTTATCAGTCGACTGGGTACTTCGCGCCCACGAGCCGATTCGGAACTCCGGAAGGTTTCATGGCCTTTGTCGATGCCTGTCATCAAGCTGGTATCGGTGTCCTGATGGATTGGGCGCCGGCTCATTTTCCGGACGATCCACATGGGTTGGCCTGGTTCGACGGCACACATCTTTATGACCATCAAGACCCTCGTCTCGGGTACCATCCTGAATGGAAAAGCCGTATTTTTAACTATGGCCGGACCGAAGTGAAGAATTTTCTCATCAATAGCGCGTTGATGTGGTTCGACCGGTATCACATCGACGGTCTCCGCGTGGATGCGGTGGCCTCGATGCTCTATTTGGACTATGCCCGGAAAGACGGCGAATGGCTGGCGAATAAATTCGGGGGCAATGAAAACTTGGAGGCGGTGGAGTTCGTCAAAGAATTAAATGTGATGGTCCATCAGGAGCACCCTGGCGCCGTCATGATTGCCGAAGAGTCGACAGCCTGGTCAGGGGTGTCCCGGCCCACCTATGTTGGGGGACTCGGGTTTACGTTTAAGTGGAACATGGGTTGGATGCACGATACGCTGGAGTATTTCAGCCTGGACCCAGTTCACCGGAAATACCATCAGAATAAAGTCACGTTCGGGTTGATGTACGCGTTTACGGAAAATTTCGTCCTGGTTCTTTCACATGACGAAATCGTGCATGGGAAAAAAGCGCTTCTCGATAAGATGCCCGGCGACAATTGGCAGAAATTTGCCAACTTGCGCGCGCTCTACGGCCATATGTGGGGACACCCCGGCAAAAAGATGCTATTCATGGGCGGGGAGTTCGGCCAATGGTGGGAGTGGAATCACGATGATAGCCTGCAATGGCATCTGTTGGAGTATCCTCCGCATCAGGGTTTGCAACGCTACGTGGCTGACCTGAATCGGTTGTACCGATCCGAACCCGCTCTCTACGAGGTGGACTTTGATTGGCAGGGATTTGAATGGATTGACCTGCATGACAGTGACAATTCAACGCTGACATACATCCGTTACGCGCGTGATCACAATGACTATATCATTTGTGCCTGTAATTTTACGCCTGTGCCCAGAGAGCAATACCGCATGGGAGTTCCCAAAGAGGGAACGTATCGGGAACTCATCAACAGCGATGCGGAACTTTATGGCGGCAGCAATACCGGAAATGCCGGGTACGTCCAGGCTGAACCCATTCCCTTCCACGGACAATCGTTTTCCGTCCTCGTCACCCTCCCTCCCTTAGCGGTGGTCTTTTTTAAGCCCGTTTCGTGA
- a CDS encoding IS1595 family transposase has translation MRKSRLSPGKQGRLIEYFVSGTTARTAAALVGVNKSTAAYYFLRLRMIITQALAEERPLAGAIEVDESYFGGHRKGKRGRGAAGKVPVSGILKRGGHVYTQVIPDTKAKTLLGIMKERIVPDSIVYTDTYRSYNVLDVSEFKHYRINHSKRFVKKHKHINGIENFWNQAKRHLRKFNGVPRQHFNFFLKECEWRFNTPNPQRQLIQLKQWVRQTMT, from the coding sequence ATGCGGAAAAGTCGATTAAGTCCTGGAAAGCAGGGGCGATTGATCGAGTACTTTGTCTCCGGGACCACCGCCCGCACTGCGGCCGCTTTAGTCGGCGTAAATAAAAGCACGGCCGCGTACTACTTTCTGCGATTGCGCATGATTATCACGCAGGCTCTAGCTGAAGAAAGGCCGCTTGCTGGGGCCATCGAAGTCGATGAAAGTTATTTCGGCGGGCATCGAAAAGGGAAACGGGGCCGGGGCGCTGCTGGGAAAGTGCCGGTCTCTGGTATCCTGAAGCGGGGCGGACACGTGTACACGCAAGTCATCCCGGACACGAAAGCGAAAACTCTCTTGGGTATCATGAAAGAGCGCATTGTGCCTGATAGTATTGTCTATACGGATACCTATCGCTCCTATAACGTGTTGGATGTGTCAGAATTTAAACACTATCGGATCAACCATTCGAAACGGTTTGTAAAAAAGCATAAACACATTAACGGCATCGAAAACTTTTGGAACCAGGCTAAGCGGCACTTACGCAAATTCAATGGCGTGCCGCGACAGCATTTCAATTTCTTTTTAAAAGAGTGTGAATGGCGATTTAATACACCAAATCCACAACGGCAGCTCATCCAGCTCAAACAATGGGTGAGGCAGACAATGACTTAA
- the treZ gene encoding malto-oligosyltrehalose trehalohydrolase: MSPPNTRTQNSIVDRPFDIGPRFLDSSTVEFRMWAPWAHSMAVHFPETSDAPTPLSAQPFGYWTTTVSNVSAGTRYRYLLNEEKDRPDPVSRFQPEGVHGPSELVDTHAFAWTDQRWTGRPLKEFIIYELHVGTFTQEGTFEAIIPFLPYLRDEIGITAIELMPVAQFPGKRNWGYDGTYLFAPQNSYGGPQGLHRLVDACHAADLAVILDVVYNHFGPEGNYWGDFGPLFTDHYRTPWGNAVNYDGPDSDSVRATIIDNARYWVRDYHIDALRLDAIHSIFDFSTKHVLQELTEAVRQEAKRHGRSAYIIAESDLNDTKIIAAPSKGGYGLDGQWNDDFHHALHALVTKEQQGYYCDFGALEDIATAWKKHFVLSGQYSRHRHRRHGHSASHLSAASFVVFAQNHDQIGNRAQGDRLSTLVPHSAQQVLIASVLLSPFLPLMFMGEEYGEQAPFQYFIDHGDEHLIDAVRKGRLSEFKKFGWKKVPDPYDAKTFEASRLTLKSEHSELQRRMAAWVTRLITLRKQHPSLGPGVKGHQLKVWTHKKQNVLMMYRKHLNAPAMLLILGFNDMPQTFTIAKPQDKWRLLLNNHTEAFSTDIESPSPTELDLTKEKQQLSLPAYPVRVYQQT; the protein is encoded by the coding sequence ATGAGTCCACCAAACACGAGAACACAGAACTCGATTGTTGACCGCCCCTTTGATATCGGGCCTCGTTTTCTCGACTCATCAACCGTCGAGTTTAGAATGTGGGCTCCATGGGCGCATTCCATGGCCGTCCACTTTCCGGAAACTTCCGATGCCCCCACTCCCCTTTCCGCACAGCCCTTTGGCTATTGGACAACCACCGTCTCCAACGTGTCGGCCGGCACCCGTTATCGCTATCTCCTCAATGAAGAGAAAGACAGACCTGATCCGGTCTCCCGCTTTCAACCGGAAGGGGTCCATGGGCCTTCGGAGCTCGTAGACACACACGCGTTTGCCTGGACAGATCAGCGGTGGACAGGACGCCCATTGAAAGAGTTCATTATTTATGAACTCCATGTAGGCACCTTTACCCAAGAGGGCACCTTCGAAGCCATCATTCCGTTTTTACCGTATCTTCGCGACGAGATCGGCATCACAGCCATCGAACTCATGCCGGTCGCTCAATTTCCCGGCAAACGGAATTGGGGCTATGACGGCACCTATCTGTTCGCCCCACAAAACAGCTATGGCGGGCCACAAGGCTTACATCGCCTCGTTGACGCCTGCCATGCGGCAGATCTCGCAGTCATTCTGGATGTGGTCTATAACCACTTTGGGCCGGAAGGAAATTATTGGGGGGATTTCGGGCCGTTGTTCACGGACCACTACAGGACTCCTTGGGGCAATGCCGTCAATTACGATGGACCCGATAGCGATTCCGTACGCGCCACGATCATCGACAACGCTAGGTATTGGGTTCGCGACTATCATATCGACGCGCTGCGCCTGGACGCCATTCACAGCATCTTTGATTTCAGCACGAAACATGTGCTTCAAGAACTGACCGAAGCCGTCCGTCAAGAGGCCAAGCGCCACGGACGATCAGCCTACATCATCGCGGAAAGCGATTTAAACGATACCAAGATCATCGCGGCTCCTTCCAAAGGAGGCTACGGATTGGATGGACAATGGAACGATGACTTTCACCATGCCCTCCACGCCCTGGTGACCAAAGAACAACAGGGATATTACTGTGATTTCGGGGCACTTGAAGACATTGCCACGGCATGGAAAAAGCACTTTGTCCTTTCAGGTCAGTATTCCCGGCACCGGCACCGACGGCACGGACATTCGGCCTCACACCTCTCCGCCGCCTCCTTCGTCGTTTTTGCACAAAACCACGATCAAATCGGAAATCGCGCCCAGGGAGACCGGCTTTCCACGCTTGTTCCTCATTCCGCACAACAGGTCCTGATCGCATCCGTACTCCTATCCCCCTTTCTCCCCTTGATGTTCATGGGAGAAGAATACGGCGAGCAGGCACCCTTTCAATACTTCATCGATCATGGCGACGAACATTTGATAGATGCTGTCCGGAAAGGACGATTGTCGGAATTTAAAAAATTCGGGTGGAAGAAAGTCCCTGACCCGTACGATGCGAAGACCTTTGAAGCCTCGCGACTGACATTGAAATCCGAACACTCCGAACTTCAACGACGCATGGCTGCCTGGGTGACACGGCTCATCACTCTCCGCAAACAGCACCCATCGTTAGGCCCCGGCGTCAAGGGTCATCAACTCAAAGTTTGGACCCACAAAAAACAGAATGTCCTGATGATGTACCGAAAACATCTCAACGCTCCCGCCATGCTGCTGATTCTCGGGTTTAACGATATGCCCCAGACTTTCACGATTGCGAAACCTCAGGACAAGTGGAGACTCTTGCTCAATAACCACACCGAAGCCTTTTCAACGGATATTGAATCCCCCTCCCCCACAGAGCTGGACCTCACAAAAGAGAAACAACAACTCTCGCTTCCGGCTTATCCCGTACGGGTCTATCAGCAAACATAA
- the glgX gene encoding glycogen debranching protein GlgX, giving the protein MKVWPGRPYPLGATWDGEGVNFALFSENATDVDLCLFEDERQDQETHRIRIEERTDQVWHVYLPEIRPGQFYGYRVHGPYDPKAGHRFNPSKLLIDPYAKALSGVVQWSDAMYGYRQGDPEQDLSLDQRNNAGNIPKGIVIDQAFTWGGDRLLDTPWERTVIYEVHVKGLTMRHPEVREELRGTYAGLASPPIIEYLQSLGVTAIELLPVHHFVNDNFLKERGLTNYWGYNSIGFFAPDIRYSAYKDLGRKVYEFKTMVKTFHSAGIEVILDVVYNHTGEGNHLGPTLSFRGIDNASYYRLVPDDPRYYMDYTGCGNTLNVRHPRTLQLIMDSLRYWVCEMHVDGFRFDLASTLARELHDVDRLSAFFDIIHQDPVLSQVKLIAEPWDLGEGGYQVGNFPPGWAEWNGIYRDDIRRYWKGDGGVLGEIAYRLSGSSDLYGRSGRQPYASINFVTAHDGFTLNDLVSYNQKHNEANQEGNRDGSDDNLSWNCGAEGRTDDPVILELREQQKRNFLATLLLSQGIPMLCGGDEIGRTQEGNNNAYCQDNELSWYDWNLTKPQQHLLEFTKLLIDLKKTHPVFRRRRFFQGRRIRGSQVKDISWFGAHGKEMTDQEWGMGFRTIGIRLAGDAIGEKDTRGQPIIDDTFLLLLNAYHKEVPFVLPAHKKGVRWELVFDTALDHEQTVLKKTPLMKGGQPYALSPRGFALMRIC; this is encoded by the coding sequence ATGAAAGTGTGGCCCGGGAGGCCGTACCCCCTTGGTGCGACATGGGATGGCGAAGGTGTGAACTTTGCCTTATTCTCGGAAAATGCGACTGACGTAGATCTGTGTCTGTTCGAAGATGAACGGCAGGATCAGGAAACCCATCGCATCAGAATCGAAGAGCGTACCGATCAGGTATGGCATGTCTACCTTCCTGAGATCCGCCCTGGCCAATTCTACGGGTATCGGGTTCATGGCCCATACGATCCGAAAGCCGGTCACCGATTTAATCCATCCAAGTTATTGATTGACCCCTATGCCAAGGCCCTGTCAGGAGTCGTCCAATGGTCGGACGCGATGTATGGCTATCGACAGGGGGATCCTGAGCAGGATCTTTCATTGGATCAGCGGAATAATGCGGGAAACATCCCCAAGGGCATTGTGATCGATCAAGCCTTTACCTGGGGAGGTGACCGGTTACTGGATACGCCCTGGGAGCGAACGGTAATCTATGAGGTGCATGTGAAAGGATTGACCATGCGGCATCCTGAAGTGAGGGAGGAGTTGCGTGGGACGTACGCCGGCCTGGCTTCTCCACCTATTATTGAATACCTGCAATCGCTCGGCGTCACGGCAATCGAACTTCTCCCTGTGCATCATTTTGTGAATGACAATTTTCTTAAAGAACGTGGTCTCACGAATTATTGGGGATATAATTCCATCGGGTTTTTTGCTCCGGACATCCGGTATTCGGCATACAAAGATTTGGGGCGGAAGGTTTATGAATTCAAAACGATGGTGAAAACTTTCCACAGTGCCGGAATCGAGGTCATTCTCGATGTGGTGTACAATCACACGGGAGAAGGTAATCATCTCGGCCCCACGCTCTCGTTTCGCGGGATCGACAATGCTTCCTATTACCGTCTCGTTCCTGACGATCCCCGCTATTACATGGATTACACGGGATGTGGGAATACCTTGAATGTCCGCCATCCCCGTACGCTTCAATTGATCATGGACAGTTTGCGGTATTGGGTGTGCGAGATGCATGTGGATGGATTCCGGTTTGATTTGGCGTCCACCCTGGCTCGTGAGCTCCATGATGTGGATCGCCTGAGCGCGTTCTTCGACATTATCCATCAAGATCCGGTGTTGTCTCAGGTCAAGTTGATCGCCGAGCCCTGGGATTTAGGAGAGGGCGGCTATCAGGTAGGCAATTTCCCCCCTGGTTGGGCAGAATGGAATGGCATATACCGGGATGATATTCGTCGATATTGGAAAGGCGATGGCGGGGTGTTGGGTGAAATCGCGTATCGGTTGTCCGGGAGCAGCGACTTATACGGGCGTAGCGGTCGTCAGCCCTATGCGAGCATTAATTTTGTCACGGCCCATGATGGCTTTACCCTCAATGATTTGGTCTCGTACAACCAGAAACACAATGAAGCGAATCAAGAGGGCAATCGCGATGGCTCGGATGACAATTTGAGTTGGAACTGTGGGGCAGAAGGCCGGACCGATGATCCCGTGATTCTTGAGTTACGGGAACAGCAGAAGCGAAACTTTCTCGCCACCCTGTTGCTTTCTCAGGGGATTCCCATGCTGTGTGGTGGGGATGAAATAGGCCGCACTCAGGAAGGAAACAACAATGCCTATTGTCAGGATAATGAACTCAGCTGGTACGATTGGAATCTCACCAAGCCGCAACAACATCTTCTGGAATTTACCAAGCTTTTGATCGATCTGAAAAAGACGCATCCCGTCTTTCGACGGCGGCGATTCTTTCAAGGACGGCGCATTCGCGGTTCGCAAGTCAAGGATATTTCGTGGTTTGGAGCCCATGGAAAAGAAATGACCGATCAAGAATGGGGCATGGGGTTTCGCACGATCGGCATTCGCTTAGCGGGAGATGCGATCGGCGAAAAAGATACTCGTGGGCAACCGATCATCGATGACACCTTTCTTCTGCTCTTAAACGCGTATCATAAAGAGGTACCGTTTGTTCTTCCGGCCCATAAAAAAGGGGTGAGGTGGGAATTAGTGTTCGATACGGCTTTGGATCATGAGCAGACCGTGCTAAAGAAAACTCCACTGATGAAAGGTGGGCAGCCCTACGCGCTTTCTCCACGTGGTTTTGCCCTCATGCGGATATGTTGA
- a CDS encoding LapA family protein has product MSTNSYFFRASSQILMSVGLIAALLLIFLAVAFALQNASEITIHFFAWTFQGSLVIVLLTALALGVMITLLASLPSQVKRSRMLAQQSKEIETLRQALPSSKPPRIQTKSS; this is encoded by the coding sequence TTGAGTACAAATTCCTATTTTTTTCGCGCCAGTTCGCAAATACTTATGTCAGTCGGCCTTATTGCTGCGTTGCTCCTCATTTTTTTGGCCGTGGCTTTCGCCTTACAGAATGCGAGTGAAATCACGATACACTTTTTTGCATGGACATTCCAAGGGTCATTAGTGATTGTCCTCCTCACCGCACTGGCCTTAGGCGTCATGATTACCCTTTTAGCATCATTACCGTCCCAGGTGAAGAGAAGTCGAATGCTGGCACAACAATCTAAGGAAATTGAAACACTCAGACAAGCGCTTCCATCTTCAAAACCACCACGAATTCAAACGAAATCATCATGA
- a CDS encoding glucose-1-phosphate adenylyltransferase yields the protein MSRTQKIRPRGQQRERGSQRVLAMIMAGGKGERLMPLTEQRSKPAVPFAGTYRITDFVLSNFLNSGVLAMYVLVQYRSQSLIEHLRRAWRSGGPHRQSFITVVPPQMKGRGKWYEGTADAIYQNINLINDFAPGLVAVFGADHIYRMDIRQMIQFHLDHQADVTVAALPVPIHAAKGFGIMEVDQEHQIIGFEEKPKSPKPMPSNPEMAYSSMGNYIFNVDTLIRSLEDDASLTGTHDFGKDIIPLLTKTHRVLAYDFLKNVVPGIHPYEEWGYWRDVGTIDAYWQANMDVLGETPIFDLRNVNWPIQTDASLEPVASLVRTHIDDAMVGQGSLLVDTTITRSIIGRNVRIGEGSHIDECVILDGTIIGPKCRLRRVIADRFNVIAAGTELGFSSPRNSPISPVGKSGLIVLPRGRSYGGRAVDPIHTT from the coding sequence ATGAGCCGAACACAAAAAATCAGACCAAGAGGGCAACAGCGGGAACGGGGATCACAACGGGTCCTGGCGATGATCATGGCTGGAGGAAAAGGTGAACGCCTGATGCCTCTGACGGAACAACGCAGTAAACCAGCCGTTCCATTCGCCGGAACCTATCGTATCACAGATTTTGTGTTAAGTAACTTCCTGAATTCCGGCGTGTTGGCGATGTACGTGTTAGTGCAGTACCGCTCCCAATCACTCATCGAACACCTGCGACGCGCCTGGCGGTCAGGCGGTCCACATCGTCAATCCTTTATCACCGTCGTTCCACCCCAAATGAAAGGACGGGGCAAATGGTATGAAGGCACGGCCGATGCTATCTATCAGAATATTAACCTGATTAATGACTTCGCGCCCGGTCTCGTGGCGGTGTTTGGCGCCGATCACATCTATCGCATGGACATTCGACAAATGATTCAATTCCACCTGGATCATCAGGCCGACGTGACGGTGGCCGCCCTGCCTGTCCCCATTCACGCGGCAAAAGGCTTCGGGATTATGGAGGTGGATCAGGAACACCAGATCATCGGGTTTGAAGAAAAACCCAAATCCCCGAAACCCATGCCCTCGAACCCGGAGATGGCCTACAGTTCCATGGGAAATTATATCTTCAACGTCGATACGTTGATTCGCTCGCTTGAAGATGACGCCAGTCTGACGGGTACCCATGACTTCGGAAAAGATATCATTCCCTTACTCACAAAAACCCATCGGGTTCTGGCGTATGATTTCCTGAAAAATGTCGTTCCCGGCATCCATCCATACGAAGAATGGGGCTATTGGCGTGACGTCGGGACTATCGATGCCTACTGGCAGGCCAATATGGACGTCCTTGGCGAAACGCCAATCTTCGACCTACGAAACGTGAATTGGCCGATTCAAACTGATGCCTCGCTGGAACCCGTCGCCAGTTTAGTCCGAACTCACATCGATGATGCCATGGTGGGCCAAGGCAGCCTGCTCGTCGACACGACGATCACCCGCTCGATCATCGGGCGGAATGTCCGTATCGGTGAAGGCTCGCACATTGATGAATGCGTCATCCTCGATGGGACCATCATCGGCCCCAAATGTCGGTTGCGTCGTGTCATTGCCGATCGGTTCAACGTCATCGCGGCAGGGACAGAGCTAGGCTTTTCTAGCCCCAGAAACTCTCCGATAAGCCCTGTTGGGAAATCAGGCCTGATCGTGCTTCCCCGGGGCCGTTCCTACGGTGGACGAGCCGTGGATCCGATTCATACGACGTAA